One window of the Scyliorhinus torazame isolate Kashiwa2021f chromosome 24, sScyTor2.1, whole genome shotgun sequence genome contains the following:
- the LOC140399891 gene encoding prokineticin receptor 1-like — protein MVDHCANLSQYSDLSLSDVGSSSNHSCEYEQYMTSPDMRGQESDKTFYQARVVIGVALVCIMLVCGVGNFLFIVTLARYKNLRNITNLLIVNLAISDFIVAIVCCPFEMDYYVVRELSWSFGHVLCSSVNYLRTVSLYVSTNALLAIAVDRYLVIVHPLKPRMKFQTAYCVLTAVWLVSLIISIPSAYFTTETTFDAFPGSNGKIFCGQIWPADKELFYKSYFLFLFILEFVAPVTSMSLCYVQICRELWFKSMPGVQTNQIKKRLRARRKTVLVLMGILTAYILCWAPYYGYAIVRDFFPNVLLRERHSITVYYIVECIAVSNSMINTLFFITVKNNTFKYVRRILLQQWRATSMPDKSTIVQECRTSMLPVSE, from the exons ATGGTAGATCATTGTGCCAACCTGTCACAATACAGTGACCTGAGCCTGTCTGATGTTGGCTCCTCTTCGAACCACAGTTGTGAGTATGAGCAATACATGACATCTCCTGATATGAGAGGGCAGGAGTCTGACAAAACCTTCTACCAGGCCAGGGTTGTGATTGGTGTGGCCCTCGTCTGCATTATGTTGGTCTGTGGTGTCGGCAATTTCCTCTTCATTGTGACCTTGGCCAGATACAAGAACCTGAGGAACATCACCAACCTCCTCATAGTCAACCTGGCCATCTCCGATTTCATTGTGGCCATCGTGTGTTGCCCTTTTGAGATGGACTATTATGTGGTCAGAGAGCTGTCCTGGAGCTTTGGACATGTTCTGTGCTCCTCCGTCAACTATCTCAGAACGGTGTCTCTCTACGTCTCCACCAATGCGTTGTTGGCCATAGCTGTTGACAG GTATTTGGTGATCGTGCACCCATTGAAACCTCGTATGAAATTTCAGACAGCATACTGTGTTCTGACTGCGGTCTGGTTAGTCTCCCTGATCATCTCCATCCCATCAGCCTACTTTACCACGGAAACGACCTTTGACGCTTTTCCAGGCAGCAATGGAAAAATATTCTGTGGGCAGATCTGGCCAGCGGACAAAGAACTCTTCTACAAATCCTATTTCCtgttcctcttcatcctggagtttGTGGCGCCTGTGACGAGCATGTCCCTGTGCTATGTGCAGATCTGCAGGGAGCTGTGGTTCAAAAGCATGCCCGGTGTGCAGACCAACCAAATCAAGAAGCGGCTTCGAGCGCGGAGGAAGACGGTCCTGGTCCTAATGGGAATACTGACTGCCTATATCCTTTGCTGGGCTCCATATTATGGATACGCCATTGTCCGAGATTTCTTCCCAAATGTGCTCCTGAGAGAACGACATTCTATCACAGTGTACTACATTGTAGAGTGCATTGCGGTGAGCAACAGTATGATAAATACGCTCTTTTTCATCACGGTGAAGAACAACACTTTCAAGTACGtgaggaggattctccttcagcaaTGGAGGGCTACTTCCATGCCAGACAAAAGCACCATCGTGCAAGAATGCCGAACCTCCATGCTGCCAGTTTCCGAGTAG